The proteins below are encoded in one region of Coturnix japonica isolate 7356 chromosome 10, Coturnix japonica 2.1, whole genome shotgun sequence:
- the BNC1 gene encoding zinc finger protein basonuclin-1 isoform X1 codes for MSEAIRCTLVSCSCQCFKPGKINQRQCDQCRHGWVAHALSKLRIPNLYPSSQVEIVQSNVVFDISSLMLYGTQAIPVRLKILLDRLFSVLKQEEVIQILHALDWTLQDYIRGYVLQDASGKVLDHWSIMSNDEELATLQQFLRFGETKSIVELMAIQEKEGQSIIIPPPTANLDIRAFIESCNQHSPNFSASLDKMSPTNIHPFENIVNNMAFMLPFQFFSPVPPPLIGSPPERHLIEQGQDHSSETKQDIHLPFTESSFLTSSSAPFQVENERIINGPDVTAKTEDDALLSDSGSHNTAAKLEMTALSPETKMKSVEKNGTGPRKGRVFCTACEKTFYDKGTLKIHYNAVHLKIKHKCTIEGCNMVFSSLRSRNRHSANPNPRLHMPMNRNNRDKDLRNGLTIAGPGDSKRTEFTILAPDSRTITSYASSCTDAKGQAGFPSIGQNGVLFPNLKTVQPVLPFYRSPVTPAELANTPGTLPSLPLVSSSIPEQLISNELPFDVLPKKKSRKSSMPIKIEKEVVETPHESSDVASSEDDTRLQVVSDGELESCEHKIEKQVSGGVENHPHSGNSWKSVSGVEGPKYFESVFAPDNQYIKDISENELHHCEKEVKPEENQPLKIVSHEVVYEDPMHHHSDVIKPVTESPMYVKEQSKRRISKDDCPELQHHLLTGGFFSTLSNRGAAIACFEDSKDMDHVSQHALGIQKEESRFHCDICKKTFKNPYSVKMHFKNVHLKEMHICTVEGCNAAFPSRRSRDRHSSNLNLHHKLLTKDTLEFNNHFNATYLLKDMAKEFCQDVSLKQHVGHTSVIFKGMNRTGSLVFPMSKIREPCSESYGYDPLNDGAVLDLSTTSSIKSESSAHSSWDSDGGSEVCTMPLDDSDESCEGPSLMPSDELYQDCNLIEKANQNFINLPSSLPITCHICQKSYSNKGTFRAHYKTVHLRQLHKCKIPGCNTMFSSVRSRNRHSQNPNLHKSLAGSPTSLQ; via the exons ATGTCTGAG GCTATCCGATGCACTCTGGTGAGCTGTAGTTGTCAGTGTTTCAAACCTGGGAAAATAAATCAGCGACAATGTGACCAGTGCCGGCATGGATGGGTAGCACATG CCCTGAGCAAACTAAGGATTCCCAACCTCTATCCATCAAGCCAGGTGGAAATAGTTCAATCCAATGTTGTCTTTGATATCAGTAGCCTCATGCTGTATGGAACCCAAGCTATTCCCGTGCGCCTTAAAATTCTGCTGGATCGTCTTTTCAGTGTTCTGAAGCAGGAAGAGGTGATACAGATTCTCCATGCTCTAGATTGGACACTGCAGGATTATATACGTGGATATGTGCTGCAG gATGCTTCAGGAAAGGTGCTGGATCACTGGAGCATAATGTCCAATGATGAAGAACTGGCTACTTTGCAGCAATTTCTTCGCTTTGGAGAAACTAAGTCCATTGTAGAGTTAATGGCAATTCAGGAGAAAGAAGGGCAGTCAATTATAATACCACCACCTACTGCTAATTTGGATATTAGGGCATTCATAGAGAGCTGCAATCAACATAGCCctaatttttctgcttccttggaCAAAATGAGCCCCACCAACATTCATCCCTTTGAGAATATTGTGAATAACATGGCTTTCATGCTGCCGTTCCAGTTTTTCAGTCCAGTGCCTCCACCTTTAATAGGTTCACCACCAGAAAGACACTTGATTGAGCAGGGTCAAGACCATAGCAGTGAAACTAAACAAGATATCCACCTACCTTTTACTGAAAGCAGCTTCCTAACTTCTAGTTCTGCACCATTTCAAGTTGAAAATGAGAGGATCATAAATGGTCCGGATGTCACCGCTAAGACAGAAGATGATGCCCTTTTAAGCGATTCAGGTTCACATAATACAGCAGCAAAGCTTGAAATGACAGCACTCTCTCCAGAAACCAAAATGAAGTCTGttgaaaaaaatggcactgGGCCAAGGAAAGGGCGTGTTTTCTGCACTGCATgtgaaaagacattttatgaCAAAGGtactttgaaaatacattataatGCTGTTCATCTGAAGATAAAGCACAAGTGTACAATTGAGGGCTGCAATATGGTATTTAGCTCTCTGCGTAGTCGAAATCGTCATAGCGCAAATCCTAACCCCAGACTCCATATGCcaatgaacagaaataacagGGACAAAGATCTGAGAAATGGTTTGACAATTGCTGGACCTGGAGATAGTAAAAGGACGGAATTTACAATCTTAGCTCCGGATAGCAGAACAATTACCAGCTATGCCAGCTCTTGTACAGATGCAaagggccaggctggatttCCTAGTATTGGACAGAATGGTGTCCTCTTTCCAAATCTGAAAACAGTACAGcctgttcttcctttctatcGTAGTCCAGTTACACCAGCTGAGCTAGCTAATACTCCAGGTactcttccttctctgcctctTGTTTCTTCCTCAATACCAGAGCAGCTTATTTCAAATGAATTGCCATTTGATGTGCTACCCAAGAAGAAATCTCGTAAATCGAGTATGCCTATTAAGATAGAGAAAGAAGTTGTTGAAACGCCTCATGAAAGTAGTGATGTTGCCAGTTCTGAAGATGATACACGTCTGCAGGTGGTAAGCGATGGAGAGCTTGAGTCCTGTGAGCATAAGATAGAGAAGCAGGTGTCCGGCGGGGTGGAAAATCACCCCCATTCAGGTAATTCATGGAAATCTGTCTCTGGGGTAGAGGGCCCAAAGTATTTTGAGTCTGTCTTTGCGCCAGATAACCAATACATCAAGGATATCTCTGAGAATGAATTACATCACTGTGAGAAAGAGGTTAAACCAGAAGAAAATCAACCATTAAAAATAGTTTCCCATGAGGTTGTATATGAAGATCCAATGCACCACCACAGTGATGTTATAAAACCGGTGACTGAATCCCCCATGTATGTTAAAGAGCAGTCAAAACGCAGGATTTCTAAAGATGACTGCCCTGAATTGCAACACCACTTGCTGACCGGGGGCTTTTTCAGCACTTTGTCAAACAGGGGTGCTGCCATTGCTTGTTTTGAAGACTCTAAAGATATGGATCATGTCAGCCAACATGCACTAGGGattcagaaggaagaaagccGCTTTCATTGTGACATCTGTAAGAAGACTTTTAAAAACCCTTACAgtgtaaaaatgcattttaaaaatgtacatCTCAAAGAAATGCATATTTGCACAGTTGAGGGCTGTAatgctgctttcccttctcgTAGAAGTCGAGACAG ACATAGTTCAAACCTAAATCTTCATCATAAGCTTCTGACTAAAGATACACTGGAATTCAACAACCATTTCAATGCAACATACCTCTTGAAAGACATGGCTAAGGAGTTTTGTCAAGATGTCTCTTTAAAACAACATGTTGGACATACTTCTGTAATCTTCAAAGGAATGAACAGAACAGGCAGCTTGGTTTTTCCAATGAGCAAAATTAGAGAACCCTGTTCTGAGAGTTACGGATACGATCCATTGAATGATGGAGCTGTTCTGGATCTAAGCACTACTTCCAGCATTAAATCTGAGAGCAGTGCTCATTCTTCTTGGGATTCTGATGGAGGAAGTGAAGTGTGCACCATGCCCTTGGATGATAGTGATGAAAGCTGTGAAGGACCCAGCCTAATGCCCAGTGATGAACTGTACCAAGACTGTAATTTAATTGAGAAAGCTAATCAGAATTTTATAAATTTACCTTCCAGTTTGCCAATAACTTGTCACATTTGTCAAAAATCTTACAGTAATAAGGGAACTTTCAGGGCTCACTACAAAACTGTGCATCTCCGCCAGCTCCACAAATGCAAAATCCCAGGTTGCAACaccatgttttcttctgttcgCAGTCGGAACAGGCACAGTCAAAACCCTAATCTGCATAAAAGTCTGGCTGGGTCTCCAACTAGCCTACAGTAA
- the BNC1 gene encoding zinc finger protein basonuclin-1 isoform X2, whose translation MENAIRCTLVSCSCQCFKPGKINQRQCDQCRHGWVAHALSKLRIPNLYPSSQVEIVQSNVVFDISSLMLYGTQAIPVRLKILLDRLFSVLKQEEVIQILHALDWTLQDYIRGYVLQDASGKVLDHWSIMSNDEELATLQQFLRFGETKSIVELMAIQEKEGQSIIIPPPTANLDIRAFIESCNQHSPNFSASLDKMSPTNIHPFENIVNNMAFMLPFQFFSPVPPPLIGSPPERHLIEQGQDHSSETKQDIHLPFTESSFLTSSSAPFQVENERIINGPDVTAKTEDDALLSDSGSHNTAAKLEMTALSPETKMKSVEKNGTGPRKGRVFCTACEKTFYDKGTLKIHYNAVHLKIKHKCTIEGCNMVFSSLRSRNRHSANPNPRLHMPMNRNNRDKDLRNGLTIAGPGDSKRTEFTILAPDSRTITSYASSCTDAKGQAGFPSIGQNGVLFPNLKTVQPVLPFYRSPVTPAELANTPGTLPSLPLVSSSIPEQLISNELPFDVLPKKKSRKSSMPIKIEKEVVETPHESSDVASSEDDTRLQVVSDGELESCEHKIEKQVSGGVENHPHSGNSWKSVSGVEGPKYFESVFAPDNQYIKDISENELHHCEKEVKPEENQPLKIVSHEVVYEDPMHHHSDVIKPVTESPMYVKEQSKRRISKDDCPELQHHLLTGGFFSTLSNRGAAIACFEDSKDMDHVSQHALGIQKEESRFHCDICKKTFKNPYSVKMHFKNVHLKEMHICTVEGCNAAFPSRRSRDRHSSNLNLHHKLLTKDTLEFNNHFNATYLLKDMAKEFCQDVSLKQHVGHTSVIFKGMNRTGSLVFPMSKIREPCSESYGYDPLNDGAVLDLSTTSSIKSESSAHSSWDSDGGSEVCTMPLDDSDESCEGPSLMPSDELYQDCNLIEKANQNFINLPSSLPITCHICQKSYSNKGTFRAHYKTVHLRQLHKCKIPGCNTMFSSVRSRNRHSQNPNLHKSLAGSPTSLQ comes from the exons GCTATCCGATGCACTCTGGTGAGCTGTAGTTGTCAGTGTTTCAAACCTGGGAAAATAAATCAGCGACAATGTGACCAGTGCCGGCATGGATGGGTAGCACATG CCCTGAGCAAACTAAGGATTCCCAACCTCTATCCATCAAGCCAGGTGGAAATAGTTCAATCCAATGTTGTCTTTGATATCAGTAGCCTCATGCTGTATGGAACCCAAGCTATTCCCGTGCGCCTTAAAATTCTGCTGGATCGTCTTTTCAGTGTTCTGAAGCAGGAAGAGGTGATACAGATTCTCCATGCTCTAGATTGGACACTGCAGGATTATATACGTGGATATGTGCTGCAG gATGCTTCAGGAAAGGTGCTGGATCACTGGAGCATAATGTCCAATGATGAAGAACTGGCTACTTTGCAGCAATTTCTTCGCTTTGGAGAAACTAAGTCCATTGTAGAGTTAATGGCAATTCAGGAGAAAGAAGGGCAGTCAATTATAATACCACCACCTACTGCTAATTTGGATATTAGGGCATTCATAGAGAGCTGCAATCAACATAGCCctaatttttctgcttccttggaCAAAATGAGCCCCACCAACATTCATCCCTTTGAGAATATTGTGAATAACATGGCTTTCATGCTGCCGTTCCAGTTTTTCAGTCCAGTGCCTCCACCTTTAATAGGTTCACCACCAGAAAGACACTTGATTGAGCAGGGTCAAGACCATAGCAGTGAAACTAAACAAGATATCCACCTACCTTTTACTGAAAGCAGCTTCCTAACTTCTAGTTCTGCACCATTTCAAGTTGAAAATGAGAGGATCATAAATGGTCCGGATGTCACCGCTAAGACAGAAGATGATGCCCTTTTAAGCGATTCAGGTTCACATAATACAGCAGCAAAGCTTGAAATGACAGCACTCTCTCCAGAAACCAAAATGAAGTCTGttgaaaaaaatggcactgGGCCAAGGAAAGGGCGTGTTTTCTGCACTGCATgtgaaaagacattttatgaCAAAGGtactttgaaaatacattataatGCTGTTCATCTGAAGATAAAGCACAAGTGTACAATTGAGGGCTGCAATATGGTATTTAGCTCTCTGCGTAGTCGAAATCGTCATAGCGCAAATCCTAACCCCAGACTCCATATGCcaatgaacagaaataacagGGACAAAGATCTGAGAAATGGTTTGACAATTGCTGGACCTGGAGATAGTAAAAGGACGGAATTTACAATCTTAGCTCCGGATAGCAGAACAATTACCAGCTATGCCAGCTCTTGTACAGATGCAaagggccaggctggatttCCTAGTATTGGACAGAATGGTGTCCTCTTTCCAAATCTGAAAACAGTACAGcctgttcttcctttctatcGTAGTCCAGTTACACCAGCTGAGCTAGCTAATACTCCAGGTactcttccttctctgcctctTGTTTCTTCCTCAATACCAGAGCAGCTTATTTCAAATGAATTGCCATTTGATGTGCTACCCAAGAAGAAATCTCGTAAATCGAGTATGCCTATTAAGATAGAGAAAGAAGTTGTTGAAACGCCTCATGAAAGTAGTGATGTTGCCAGTTCTGAAGATGATACACGTCTGCAGGTGGTAAGCGATGGAGAGCTTGAGTCCTGTGAGCATAAGATAGAGAAGCAGGTGTCCGGCGGGGTGGAAAATCACCCCCATTCAGGTAATTCATGGAAATCTGTCTCTGGGGTAGAGGGCCCAAAGTATTTTGAGTCTGTCTTTGCGCCAGATAACCAATACATCAAGGATATCTCTGAGAATGAATTACATCACTGTGAGAAAGAGGTTAAACCAGAAGAAAATCAACCATTAAAAATAGTTTCCCATGAGGTTGTATATGAAGATCCAATGCACCACCACAGTGATGTTATAAAACCGGTGACTGAATCCCCCATGTATGTTAAAGAGCAGTCAAAACGCAGGATTTCTAAAGATGACTGCCCTGAATTGCAACACCACTTGCTGACCGGGGGCTTTTTCAGCACTTTGTCAAACAGGGGTGCTGCCATTGCTTGTTTTGAAGACTCTAAAGATATGGATCATGTCAGCCAACATGCACTAGGGattcagaaggaagaaagccGCTTTCATTGTGACATCTGTAAGAAGACTTTTAAAAACCCTTACAgtgtaaaaatgcattttaaaaatgtacatCTCAAAGAAATGCATATTTGCACAGTTGAGGGCTGTAatgctgctttcccttctcgTAGAAGTCGAGACAG ACATAGTTCAAACCTAAATCTTCATCATAAGCTTCTGACTAAAGATACACTGGAATTCAACAACCATTTCAATGCAACATACCTCTTGAAAGACATGGCTAAGGAGTTTTGTCAAGATGTCTCTTTAAAACAACATGTTGGACATACTTCTGTAATCTTCAAAGGAATGAACAGAACAGGCAGCTTGGTTTTTCCAATGAGCAAAATTAGAGAACCCTGTTCTGAGAGTTACGGATACGATCCATTGAATGATGGAGCTGTTCTGGATCTAAGCACTACTTCCAGCATTAAATCTGAGAGCAGTGCTCATTCTTCTTGGGATTCTGATGGAGGAAGTGAAGTGTGCACCATGCCCTTGGATGATAGTGATGAAAGCTGTGAAGGACCCAGCCTAATGCCCAGTGATGAACTGTACCAAGACTGTAATTTAATTGAGAAAGCTAATCAGAATTTTATAAATTTACCTTCCAGTTTGCCAATAACTTGTCACATTTGTCAAAAATCTTACAGTAATAAGGGAACTTTCAGGGCTCACTACAAAACTGTGCATCTCCGCCAGCTCCACAAATGCAAAATCCCAGGTTGCAACaccatgttttcttctgttcgCAGTCGGAACAGGCACAGTCAAAACCCTAATCTGCATAAAAGTCTGGCTGGGTCTCCAACTAGCCTACAGTAA